The nucleotide window CCATGAAGTCAAAACCCGTATCCGCCACCTCGGCCATTGCCCTGCAACGCTGGTTGCGTCCGGCGCTAACGCCAGTCGGTGCCAATAAAGATTACGCCGAGTTTCGCCAGCAATTGGAAGGACTCGACGCGTTGTTGCGTGGCAGCCACTTGGAGACGATGGCGATGGACTTTGCCAAGGCGGGGGCAGGCCAAGCCAGTGTCGCACAACTACGCCAGCGTATGGAGTTTGCGCTCAAAGCGTTACGCTTTGAAGTGTTGCGGGTGCATTTGGGCAACATATCCTTTCGCGAGCTTTCCCGTAGCATTGCCTCAAGTGATTTACTGGCGGATTTTTGCGGTGTTCGCACGCTTGAGGGAATCAAGGGGGCGTCCAAAAGTGTGCTGGAGCGGGCCTCGAAGTTTTTCACCGCCGAACAGGTGCGCTGGATGGGGCAAGTGTTGGTGGAGATGTGCGGCGAGAAGGATCGCGCCACTGAACTCGGGTTGAGCGCGCCGCTGGACATGGATGTTTGCCTCATCGACGGCACGTGCTTGGAGACCAACATCCACTTCCCGGTGGACTGGGTGCTGTTGCGTGATGTGTCCAAGACTTTGCTCAAGGCCATGATTTTAATCCGCCGCGCTGGACTGCTCCACCGTATGCCTGAAGAGCCGGAGTGCTTTGCCAAGCAGATGAACAAGTTGTGCATGTCAATGACCCACGCAGGCCGCCGCAACGACGCCAAGCGCGCGCGTAAACAGATCCTGCGCAAGATGAAGATGTGAGCGGCGGCGCGAACACCGTCTATTTCTGGCGGTTACAAAATCACCTGTCGTAAAAGCCGATGACCGGCCCCGCCAGGGGCCGATCATCAGGCCCGGTCAGCTTGCAGGTTCGTCGGCCAGGCGGTCTTTCATGCGGTAGGATTTGCCCTCGATGACGACGGTCTGGGCCCGGTGCAGTAGGCGGTCCAGGATCGCCGCGGTGATGCCAGCGTCGTTGTTAAAGATCCCTGCCCAGTGTTTGTAGGCCTTGTTGGTGGTGACGATCAGCGAGCCGCGTTCGTAGCGTTGGCTGACGATCTGGAAGAGCAGGTCGGCCCCCGACTTGTCGAGCGGCAGGTAGCCGACCTCATCGAGCACGAGCACCGCAGGGGTCATGTAACGCTTCAACTCGGCTTGCAACCGGTGCAGGGACTGGGCGGTGACCAGGGCGTTGATCGCGTCCACCGCCGTCGTAAACAGCACCGTGTAGCCCGCCTGGCACGCCGCGTAGCCCAACGCGCTCGCGAGATGTGTCTTCCCAAGCCCCACACCACCGCAAAACACCGCGTTGGTGCGCTCCTTGACAAAGCCCAGTTCGAAGAGGTGCCGCACCTGCGCTTCGTTCAACTCCTTGGGCCAGTCCCACTGGAACTGGTCGACGGTTTTCTTGACCGGGAAGCGCGCTGCCTGGATGCGCCGCTCCAGCGCCCGGATCTGGCGGTCCTGGGTCTCGGCCTGCACCAGTCGGCGTAAAAATTCG belongs to Opitutus sp. and includes:
- a CDS encoding ATP-binding protein, translating into MKTEPEKTDLLKDQLKYLKLGYLLRHHGELTAEAAKARCSHAEFLRRLVQAETQDRQIRALERRIQAARFPVKKTVDQFQWDWPKELNEAQVRHLFELGFVKERTNAVFCGGVGLGKTHLASALGYAACQAGYTVLFTTAVDAINALVTAQSLHRLQAELKRYMTPAVLVLDEVGYLPLDKSGADLLFQIVSQRYERGSLIVTTNKAYKHWAGIFNNDAGITAAILDRLLHRAQTVVIEGKSYRMKDRLADEPAS